The following are encoded in a window of Flavobacteriales bacterium genomic DNA:
- a CDS encoding efflux RND transporter permease subunit, with amino-acid sequence MNIGNISIDRPVLASVISIVIVLFGAVGFTYLGVREFPSVDPPVVTVTTNYTGANADIMESQVTEVLEESINGIEGIRTLNSISGDGRSTITVEFELDVDMEAAANDVRDRVARAVRSLPPDVDPPIVVKSDADANPILSMTIQSDQRSLLELSEIANNHFKERLQTIPGISEIRIWGEKKFSMKLLLDPVKMAGHGITPGDVREALLRENVELPSGRVEGYRTELTIRTMGRLVTEDEFDAMIIREDAGRVIRLRDIGEARLLPENERTLLRGIGGVPQVAVAVTPQPGSNYIAIADAFHKRAAQIKAELPDDLRYVMAMDTTVGIRKAIDEVQSTILMAFGLVVLVIFLFLRNWRTTLIPVVTIPISLIGSFFIMYVAGFSINILTLLGIVLATGIVVDDAIVVLENIYRRIEDGEDPIKAGHKGIQEIVFAVIATTVVLVAVFLPIVFLQGLTGRLFREFGIVVSGAVIISSLVSLTLTPMLSARFLKKEKRRSRFFEVSERFFERLSAAYGLSLERFLAKRGIALGIMAVSVLMIFGFGSQLQSELAPMEDKSRFNVMSTAPEGTSFELMRDYLTDIIETVDTLPERNAILSVTSPGFGGSISTNSGFVRVNFVEPSQRSRSQSELADMITGWVQRHNLARTFIIQEPTIGGGRRSGLPVEFVILAPDFERLREVIPRFMERVESDPVFRVSDINLKFTKPELNIEIDRDRARALGVSVRDIAETLQLYYSGTRFGYFIYKGKQYQVIGQAARNDRDEPLDLSSAYVRNDKSELVQLDNLVRMSTSSMPPQLYRYNRYVSATVSADPAPGYTIGDGIAAMDRIADEVLDETFSTALAGVSKEFAESSSSLLFAFVMALVLVFLMLAAQFESWTDPLIVMFTVPLALAGAVLSLWLGDHTLNIFSQIGVIVLIGLVTKNGILIVEFANQKRRAGMDKLQALVEASQQRFRPILMTSLATILGALPIALGLGAAAKSRVPMGIVIIGGLIFALVLTLYVVPALYSYLSSEKGVKNGEGGEGGEGGEGGEGGNGGEGGNGGGSDNVSVHTDRSSLSP; translated from the coding sequence ATGAACATCGGCAACATCAGCATCGACCGGCCGGTGCTCGCATCGGTGATCAGCATCGTGATCGTGCTGTTCGGCGCCGTGGGCTTCACCTACCTCGGCGTGCGCGAGTTCCCCAGCGTGGACCCGCCGGTGGTGACGGTGACCACCAATTACACGGGCGCCAACGCGGACATCATGGAGAGCCAGGTGACCGAGGTGCTGGAGGAGAGCATCAACGGCATCGAGGGCATCCGCACCCTGAACAGCATCAGCGGCGACGGGCGGAGCACCATCACCGTGGAGTTCGAACTGGACGTGGACATGGAGGCCGCGGCCAACGACGTGCGCGACCGCGTGGCGCGTGCCGTGCGCAGCCTGCCGCCCGATGTGGACCCGCCCATCGTGGTGAAGAGCGATGCGGATGCCAACCCCATCCTTTCCATGACCATCCAGAGCGACCAACGCAGCCTGCTGGAGCTCTCTGAGATCGCCAACAACCACTTCAAGGAGCGGTTGCAGACCATCCCCGGCATCAGCGAGATCCGGATCTGGGGTGAGAAGAAGTTCAGCATGAAGCTGCTGCTGGACCCGGTGAAGATGGCCGGGCACGGCATCACACCCGGCGATGTGCGCGAGGCCCTGCTGCGCGAGAACGTGGAGCTGCCCAGTGGCCGCGTGGAGGGCTACCGCACCGAGCTCACCATCCGCACCATGGGGCGCCTGGTGACCGAGGACGAATTCGACGCCATGATCATCCGCGAGGATGCCGGGCGCGTGATACGCCTGCGCGACATCGGCGAAGCGCGGCTGCTGCCGGAGAACGAACGCACGCTGCTGCGCGGCATCGGCGGCGTGCCCCAGGTGGCCGTGGCCGTCACGCCCCAGCCGGGCAGCAACTACATCGCCATCGCCGACGCGTTCCACAAGCGCGCGGCACAGATCAAGGCAGAGCTGCCCGATGACCTCCGCTACGTGATGGCCATGGACACCACCGTGGGCATCCGCAAGGCCATCGACGAAGTGCAGAGCACCATCCTCATGGCCTTCGGGCTGGTGGTGCTCGTCATCTTCCTCTTCCTGCGGAACTGGCGCACCACGCTGATCCCCGTGGTCACCATCCCAATCTCGCTGATCGGCTCCTTCTTCATCATGTACGTGGCCGGCTTCAGCATCAACATCCTCACCCTGTTGGGCATCGTGCTGGCCACGGGCATCGTGGTGGACGATGCCATCGTGGTGCTGGAAAACATCTACCGCCGGATCGAGGATGGCGAGGACCCGATCAAGGCCGGGCACAAAGGCATCCAGGAGATCGTCTTCGCCGTGATCGCCACCACCGTGGTGTTGGTGGCGGTGTTCCTGCCGATCGTCTTCCTGCAAGGGCTGACGGGGCGCCTGTTCCGCGAGTTCGGCATCGTCGTGAGCGGCGCGGTGATCATCTCCTCGCTCGTGTCGCTCACCCTCACCCCGATGCTCAGCGCGCGCTTCCTGAAGAAGGAGAAGCGCCGTAGCCGATTCTTCGAGGTGAGCGAGCGCTTCTTCGAGCGGTTGAGCGCGGCCTATGGGCTATCGCTGGAACGCTTCCTGGCCAAGCGGGGGATCGCCCTCGGCATCATGGCCGTGAGCGTGCTGATGATCTTCGGCTTCGGGTCGCAGCTCCAGAGCGAACTGGCGCCCATGGAGGACAAGAGCCGCTTCAACGTGATGAGCACCGCGCCCGAGGGTACCAGCTTCGAGCTGATGCGGGACTACCTCACCGACATCATCGAAACGGTGGACACCCTGCCGGAGCGCAACGCCATCCTCAGTGTCACCAGTCCCGGTTTCGGCGGCAGCATCAGCACCAACAGTGGCTTCGTGCGGGTGAACTTCGTGGAGCCCTCCCAGCGTTCGCGCTCACAGTCCGAGCTGGCCGACATGATCACCGGCTGGGTGCAGCGGCACAACCTGGCCCGCACCTTCATCATCCAGGAGCCCACCATCGGCGGCGGGAGGCGCAGCGGCCTGCCCGTGGAGTTCGTCATCCTGGCGCCGGACTTTGAGCGGCTGCGCGAGGTGATCCCCCGTTTCATGGAACGTGTGGAGAGCGACCCCGTGTTCCGCGTGAGCGACATCAACCTGAAGTTCACCAAGCCGGAGCTCAACATCGAGATCGATCGCGACCGTGCGCGGGCATTGGGCGTCAGCGTGCGCGACATCGCCGAGACGCTCCAACTCTATTACAGCGGCACACGCTTCGGCTACTTCATCTACAAGGGCAAGCAGTACCAGGTGATCGGCCAGGCCGCGCGCAACGATCGCGACGAGCCGCTGGACCTGAGCAGCGCCTACGTGCGCAACGACAAGAGCGAACTCGTGCAGCTGGACAACCTGGTGCGCATGAGCACCAGCAGCATGCCCCCGCAACTCTACCGCTACAACCGCTACGTGAGCGCCACGGTGAGCGCCGATCCCGCGCCCGGCTATACCATCGGCGATGGCATCGCGGCCATGGACCGCATCGCGGACGAAGTGCTGGACGAGACCTTCAGCACCGCACTCGCCGGGGTGAGCAAGGAGTTCGCCGAGAGCAGCAGCAGCCTGCTCTTCGCCTTCGTGATGGCGCTGGTCCTCGTGTTCCTCATGCTCGCTGCGCAGTTCGAGAGCTGGACCGACCCGCTCATCGTGATGTTCACCGTGCCGCTGGCCCTGGCCGGCGCGGTGCTGAGCCTTTGGCTGGGCGATCACACGCTCAACATCTTCAGCCAGATCGGCGTCATCGTGCTTATCGGCCTGGTCACCAAGAACGGCATCCTCATCGTGGAGTTCGCCAACCAGAAGCGCCGCGCGGGCATGGACAAGCTGCAGGCGCTGGTGGAGGCCTCGCAGCAGCGCTTCCGCCCGATCCTGATGACCAGCCTGGCCACGATCCTCGGCGCACTGCCCATCGCGCTGGGCCTGGGCGCCGCCGCCAAGAGCCGCGTGCCCATGGGTATCGTCATCATCGGCGGCTTGATCTTCGCGCTGGTGCTGACGCTGTACGTGGTGCCGGCACTGTACAGCTATTTGAGTTCGGAGAAGGGGGTGAAGAATGGTGAAGGAGGTGAGGGAGGTGAGGGAGGTGAGGGAGGTGAAGGAGGTAATGGAGGTGAAGGAGGTAATGGGGGTGGCAGCGATAACGTCAGCGTGCACACGGATCGATCATCCTTATCACCATGA
- a CDS encoding DMT family transporter yields the protein MRLVALTAFALLMFAANSLLCRMALHGGNVDAASFSLMRLASGAAMLMLIARSRTKDPRPSRGDWRSAFQLFLYAVPFSFAYLGLTTGTGALILFGAVQLTMLTAAWVGGERPSTIQWTGVVLALGGLVYLLLPGLTAPPWREASLMAVAGVAWGFYSLRGRSGGDPIARNAGNFLRTVPMALVVLLLWWPDLRVDGRGVALAVASGALASAIGYAAWYAALKHLTATHASVLQLNVPVIAAVLGLLLLEETLTWRLVLAASLVLGGVALAVLRRR from the coding sequence ATGCGCCTCGTCGCGCTCACGGCCTTCGCCCTGTTGATGTTCGCGGCCAACTCCCTGTTGTGCCGCATGGCGCTGCACGGCGGGAACGTGGACGCCGCGTCCTTCTCCTTGATGCGTCTGGCCTCCGGCGCAGCGATGCTCATGCTCATCGCCCGGTCGCGCACCAAGGACCCACGACCTTCCCGTGGCGACTGGCGTTCGGCCTTCCAGCTTTTTCTCTATGCTGTCCCATTCTCCTTCGCCTACCTCGGCCTCACCACCGGCACCGGGGCGCTCATCCTCTTTGGCGCGGTGCAACTCACCATGCTCACGGCAGCATGGGTGGGCGGTGAAAGGCCATCCACGATCCAATGGACCGGTGTGGTGCTCGCCTTGGGCGGACTGGTGTACCTGCTGCTGCCCGGGCTGACGGCACCACCATGGCGCGAAGCATCCTTGATGGCGGTCGCCGGTGTGGCCTGGGGTTTCTACTCGCTGCGGGGCCGAAGTGGCGGTGATCCCATCGCACGCAACGCCGGGAACTTTCTGCGCACCGTGCCCATGGCCCTGGTCGTGCTGTTGCTGTGGTGGCCCGATCTTCGTGTCGATGGGCGCGGCGTGGCCCTCGCGGTCGCCTCGGGCGCTTTGGCATCGGCCATCGGCTATGCCGCCTGGTACGCGGCGCTCAAGCATCTCACCGCCACTCATGCCTCCGTGCTCCAACTGAACGTGCCGGTCATCGCGGCGGTACTGGGACTGCTGCTGCTGGAGGAAACGCTGACGTGGCGGCTTGTGCTGGCCGCATCGCTGGTGTTGGGCGGCGTGGCATTGGCCGTGCTGCGGCGCCGGTGA
- a CDS encoding efflux RND transporter periplasmic adaptor subunit — protein MTVQTVVLQPRPLDHVLIATGTLLANEEVELVCETAGRVTHIGFEEGATVAAGQVLLRINDDDLQAELRQVEANLRLARDDEQRKEQLMAVSGISREAFDASHAARVALEAQADVLKARIARTVMRAPFRGAVGLRQVSPGAYLAPGTSIAHLRQLSPIKIEFALPERSGRGIKPGARVTFTLEGDHTVYEAQVYAVEPGVDATNRTVQVRARHPNTDGRLVPGAFARVEVALERIPDALTVPTEALMPDIQGQKVFVLRNGRVTSQRVDVGIRLPKAVQLSNGAQPGDTVLVTGLLAVREGMPVRAIPMGDQPPLNGEPEEAAEPR, from the coding sequence ATGACCGTGCAGACCGTGGTGCTCCAGCCCCGCCCGCTGGACCACGTACTGATCGCCACGGGCACCCTGCTGGCCAATGAGGAGGTCGAACTCGTGTGTGAGACGGCCGGCCGGGTGACCCACATCGGTTTCGAGGAAGGTGCCACCGTGGCGGCCGGGCAGGTGTTGCTGCGCATCAACGACGACGACCTGCAGGCCGAACTGCGGCAGGTGGAGGCCAACCTGCGACTCGCCCGCGACGACGAGCAGCGCAAGGAGCAACTGATGGCGGTGAGCGGCATCAGCCGTGAGGCCTTCGACGCCAGCCACGCCGCACGCGTCGCGCTGGAGGCCCAGGCCGATGTGCTCAAGGCACGTATCGCACGCACCGTGATGCGTGCTCCATTCCGCGGGGCCGTGGGTCTGCGACAGGTGAGCCCCGGCGCCTACCTCGCACCCGGCACGTCCATCGCACACCTGCGGCAGCTCTCCCCCATCAAGATCGAATTCGCCCTGCCCGAACGCAGCGGCCGCGGCATCAAGCCCGGCGCACGCGTCACCTTCACGCTGGAAGGCGACCACACCGTGTACGAGGCGCAGGTCTATGCCGTGGAGCCCGGTGTGGACGCCACCAACCGCACGGTGCAGGTGCGGGCCCGCCATCCGAACACCGATGGCAGGCTCGTGCCGGGCGCCTTCGCCCGCGTGGAGGTCGCCTTGGAGCGCATACCCGACGCGCTCACCGTACCCACCGAGGCGCTCATGCCCGACATACAGGGCCAGAAGGTCTTCGTGCTGCGCAACGGCAGGGTGACCAGCCAGCGCGTGGACGTGGGCATCCGTCTGCCCAAGGCCGTGCAACTTAGCAACGGCGCCCAACCCGGCGATACCGTGCTGGTCACAGGCCTGCTCGCCGTGCGCGAAGGCATGCCCGTGCGCGCCATACCCATGGGCGACCAGCCGCCACTGAACGGGGAACCTGAGGAAGCGGCCGAGCCACGATGA
- a CDS encoding WcaF family extracellular polysaccharide biosynthesis acetyltransferase, with product MTRPTVDLSRFDNSRTFDPGAGLVKRTLWYFTNALFFLNPCFPFRSPKPALLRLFGAQVGKGVVIHPGVNIKFPWKLTIGDHSWIGQRAWLDNLDRLTIGSNVVISQGAMIIQGSHDYKKVDYPTYTAPVVLEDGCWVGAGAIVTLGVTLKSHSVLAAGSMASKDLEPYTIYQGNPAVAVRERVIE from the coding sequence ATGACCCGCCCCACCGTCGATCTCTCCCGTTTCGACAACTCGAGGACATTCGATCCCGGGGCGGGACTGGTGAAGCGCACGCTGTGGTATTTCACCAACGCACTCTTCTTCCTCAACCCCTGTTTCCCTTTCCGTTCGCCCAAGCCTGCGCTGCTCCGGCTGTTCGGCGCCCAGGTGGGGAAGGGCGTGGTCATCCATCCCGGGGTGAACATCAAGTTCCCATGGAAGCTCACCATCGGCGACCACAGCTGGATCGGCCAGCGGGCGTGGTTGGACAACCTGGACCGACTCACCATCGGCAGCAATGTGGTCATCAGCCAGGGGGCCATGATCATACAAGGGAGCCATGATTACAAGAAGGTCGATTACCCCACCTACACCGCCCCGGTGGTCTTGGAGGATGGCTGCTGGGTGGGGGCAGGGGCTATCGTGACCCTCGGGGTCACATTGAAGAGCCACAGCGTGCTGGCCGCCGGCAGCATGGCCAGCAAGGACCTCGAGCCTTACACGATCTATCAGGGGAATCCGGCGGTGGCGGTGCGCGAAAGGGTCATTGAGTAG
- a CDS encoding TolC family protein, translating into MRTFFASSLLLFLTSVSAQDLLTAEQALNIALEHNHGIRLAKLSLKSAELMNTAGEAGMLPTIDAIGMYDGDRSATRQTFFSGEVREVDDANSRVLSGAVQLNWTVFDGLTMFATKDRLAALEEIERNLLKQQVEATVYEVMAMYYQAVQLRKAIVVQREGLRTGRERLMIAETGERIGSTSGLQVVQARLDLSTDSAALLDLRMQEATTQHRLNLLLGRDPATPFTTETEIPAAEELDLAALQRDARGANSSLMQARQQQLAADLAVKELRGALFPRVDVFGNYAYRRSQSDVGFLLSNRAIGPDYGVRVSVPIFRGGQASRATEAAKLGREQAAITTEETQLLVEQQLLDAWTLYSTARTRVALEQDNLQGTQTQVDVALESYRLGVITAVELRDVQQGLIDAENRLLLAQYEAKLAELQLKWLAGRLV; encoded by the coding sequence ATGAGGACCTTCTTCGCTTCTTCACTCCTTCTCTTTCTTACCAGTGTTTCCGCGCAGGACCTCCTCACGGCCGAGCAGGCGCTCAACATCGCCCTGGAACACAACCACGGCATCCGCCTGGCCAAGCTGTCGCTGAAGAGCGCCGAGTTGATGAACACCGCTGGCGAGGCCGGCATGCTGCCCACCATCGATGCCATAGGCATGTACGACGGTGATCGCAGTGCCACGCGGCAGACCTTCTTCAGCGGCGAGGTGCGCGAGGTGGACGACGCCAATTCACGCGTGCTGAGCGGCGCGGTGCAGTTGAACTGGACCGTGTTCGACGGCCTCACCATGTTCGCCACCAAGGACCGGCTGGCCGCGCTGGAAGAGATCGAGCGCAACCTGTTGAAGCAGCAGGTGGAGGCGACCGTGTACGAGGTGATGGCCATGTACTACCAGGCCGTTCAGCTGCGCAAGGCGATCGTCGTGCAGCGCGAAGGGCTGCGCACCGGTCGCGAACGCTTGATGATCGCCGAAACGGGCGAGCGCATCGGCAGCACCAGTGGCCTGCAGGTGGTGCAGGCGCGGCTGGACCTGAGCACCGACAGCGCCGCCCTGCTCGACCTGCGCATGCAGGAGGCCACCACGCAGCATCGCCTCAATCTCCTGCTGGGCCGCGATCCGGCAACGCCCTTCACCACGGAAACCGAGATCCCCGCAGCGGAGGAACTCGACCTCGCCGCCCTTCAGCGCGATGCACGCGGCGCCAACAGCAGCCTGATGCAGGCCCGCCAACAACAACTCGCTGCGGACCTCGCCGTGAAGGAACTGCGCGGTGCGCTCTTCCCGCGCGTCGATGTCTTCGGCAACTACGCATACCGACGCAGCCAGAGCGATGTGGGCTTCCTGTTGAGCAACCGCGCCATCGGTCCCGACTACGGCGTGCGGGTCAGCGTGCCCATCTTCCGGGGTGGGCAGGCCTCACGCGCCACCGAGGCCGCCAAGCTGGGTCGTGAGCAGGCCGCCATCACCACCGAGGAGACACAACTGTTGGTGGAACAACAACTCCTCGATGCCTGGACACTGTACAGCACCGCCCGCACCCGCGTGGCCCTGGAGCAGGACAACCTGCAAGGCACCCAGACCCAGGTGGACGTGGCGCTGGAGAGCTACCGCCTGGGTGTGATCACCGCCGTGGAACTCCGCGATGTGCAGCAGGGCCTGATCGATGCAGAGAACCGCCTGCTGCTCGCACAGTACGAGGCGAAGCTGGCGGAGCTGCAGTTGAAGTGGCTGGCGGGGAGGTTGGTGTGA
- a CDS encoding GNAT family N-acetyltransferase encodes MPRLHPITAADLPHIHAGLGDPRVTRHYGVHYDSLEATQAQMDWYAALERDGTGQWWGIRDEDGTFLGTIGFNGLQSDHRKAEIGFWLLHAHWGKGIIGQVMPQALAHGFTQLGLHRIEAIVESGNAASSRVLQRHGFNHEGTLRETEWKHERWIDLEVWALVGA; translated from the coding sequence ATGCCCCGCCTCCACCCCATCACCGCCGCCGATCTCCCGCACATTCACGCAGGCTTGGGTGATCCCCGCGTGACCCGCCACTACGGGGTGCATTACGACAGCCTGGAGGCCACGCAGGCACAGATGGACTGGTACGCCGCCTTGGAACGCGACGGCACCGGCCAATGGTGGGGCATCCGCGATGAGGACGGCACCTTCCTCGGCACCATCGGCTTCAACGGGCTGCAAAGCGACCACCGCAAAGCCGAGATCGGTTTCTGGCTGCTGCACGCGCATTGGGGCAAGGGCATCATCGGCCAGGTGATGCCGCAGGCGCTGGCACACGGCTTCACGCAGTTGGGCCTGCACCGCATCGAAGCCATCGTGGAAAGTGGGAATGCTGCCAGCAGCAGGGTGCTCCAGCGGCATGGCTTCAACCACGAAGGCACCCTGCGCGAAACCGAATGGAAGCACGAGCGCTGGATCGACCTGGAGGTGTGGGCGTTGGTCGGGGCGTGA
- a CDS encoding glycosyltransferase, with the protein MRTTLITVCRNVAPVIRETLDSILAQTHPDIELIVIDGASTDGTVEILEDYRAAPGRRGIDILVSEPDTGIYDAMNKGLRLATGEAIGFVNAGDLLMTPATIAQVVAAFQRSHADAVYGDIIMVDEKDIFKVHRTWLSGTYHRENFRKGWMPPHVGTFIRKSVYDRFGHFNTDLRIGADYEILLRFLYKHQVPTVHLREVLVRFRLGGMSNGSVKHILKANREVRASWGINGLKAPPLLVTRKLWSKVMQFFH; encoded by the coding sequence TTGAGAACGACCCTCATCACCGTCTGCCGCAACGTGGCGCCCGTGATCCGCGAAACGCTGGACAGCATCCTGGCGCAGACACATCCGGACATCGAACTGATCGTGATCGACGGGGCCAGTACCGATGGCACGGTGGAGATCCTGGAGGACTATCGCGCGGCACCGGGCAGGCGCGGTATCGACATCCTCGTGAGCGAGCCCGACACCGGGATCTACGACGCCATGAACAAGGGCCTTCGGCTGGCCACGGGGGAGGCCATCGGCTTCGTGAATGCCGGTGATCTGCTGATGACACCCGCGACCATCGCGCAGGTGGTGGCCGCCTTCCAACGCTCCCACGCCGATGCCGTCTATGGCGACATCATCATGGTGGATGAGAAGGACATCTTCAAGGTGCATCGCACCTGGCTCAGCGGCACCTACCATCGGGAGAACTTCCGCAAGGGCTGGATGCCTCCGCACGTGGGGACCTTCATCCGCAAGAGCGTGTACGACCGTTTCGGCCACTTCAACACCGATCTGCGCATCGGGGCCGACTACGAGATCCTGCTGCGCTTCCTCTACAAGCACCAAGTGCCCACGGTGCACCTGCGCGAGGTGCTGGTGCGCTTCCGGCTGGGTGGCATGAGCAACGGCAGCGTGAAGCACATCCTGAAGGCCAACCGCGAGGTGCGGGCCTCCTGGGGCATCAATGGCCTGAAGGCCCCGCCGCTGCTGGTGACGCGCAAGCTTTGGAGCAAGGTGATGCAGTTCTTCCACTGA
- a CDS encoding MarR family transcriptional regulator produces the protein MPFHPTDPHASIGFWTGIATQHYYTRVLNALRKHDLEKWFYVLVMIHEADGDLSQQDLADALLLDKVTITRAVDHLSKLGYVQRVDCPQDRRKYHLRTLPKARAVVKDIRIAFHAINDLAFAGMSAAERKRFRADLARINANLAEPEGRKMRITYSKRSPR, from the coding sequence ATGCCCTTCCACCCCACCGACCCCCACGCCTCAATCGGCTTCTGGACGGGCATCGCCACCCAGCACTACTACACCCGCGTGCTCAACGCCCTGCGGAAGCACGACCTGGAGAAGTGGTTCTACGTGCTGGTGATGATCCACGAGGCGGATGGCGATCTGAGCCAGCAGGACCTCGCCGATGCGTTGTTGCTGGACAAGGTCACCATCACCCGCGCGGTGGACCACCTCAGCAAGCTGGGCTATGTTCAGCGCGTGGACTGCCCGCAGGACCGCCGCAAGTACCATCTGCGCACCCTGCCCAAGGCGCGCGCCGTGGTGAAGGATATCCGCATCGCTTTCCATGCCATCAACGACCTGGCCTTCGCTGGTATGAGCGCCGCGGAACGCAAGCGCTTCCGGGCCGACCTGGCACGCATCAACGCCAACCTCGCGGAACCGGAAGGGCGGAAGATGCGCATCACCTATTCCAAGAGATCGCCCCGATGA